One segment of Candidatus Poribacteria bacterium DNA contains the following:
- the mqnC gene encoding dehypoxanthine futalosine cyclase: MDTNIQPILEKSLARERLDFDDCLTLFKSHDLLALGHAADAIRQRKHPEGYITYIIDRNINYTNWCYVDCDFCAFYRHRKDPDAYVMARDELGKKIQETIDLGGEMILMQGGLHPKLKLDWYEDLLRWIKANYRIHIHGFSPPELDWFAKINRMPLRETLSRLRDAGLDSIPGGGAEILTEHARNEISPKKCTADEWLEVMRQGHLVGLKSSATMMYGHVESYAERVEHLVRLRDLQDETGGFTAFICWSLQPANTRMEHIPPAGSFEYLKTLAISRLFLDNFDNFQSSWVTQGPKIGQLSLKFGANDMGGTMIEENVVSQAGTVYCMPIEEIERTIAELGYIPKRRNFFYKLLN; this comes from the coding sequence ATGGATACAAACATCCAGCCCATTCTCGAAAAATCGCTTGCCAGAGAACGATTAGACTTTGACGATTGTCTGACGCTTTTCAAGAGCCACGATCTACTCGCCTTAGGACACGCCGCAGATGCCATTCGGCAACGGAAACACCCTGAAGGGTACATCACCTATATTATTGACAGGAATATCAACTACACCAATTGGTGTTATGTTGATTGCGATTTCTGCGCGTTTTACCGACATCGCAAGGATCCGGATGCCTATGTCATGGCGCGGGACGAACTTGGAAAAAAAATTCAGGAAACGATTGACCTCGGCGGTGAGATGATTCTCATGCAAGGCGGTTTACACCCAAAACTAAAACTCGACTGGTACGAAGACCTCCTTCGATGGATTAAAGCGAATTACCGCATCCACATTCACGGGTTTTCACCGCCCGAGTTGGACTGGTTCGCCAAGATAAATCGTATGCCGCTTCGAGAAACACTTAGCCGTTTACGAGACGCAGGACTCGATTCGATCCCCGGCGGTGGCGCGGAGATTCTCACCGAACACGCTCGCAACGAGATTAGCCCCAAGAAATGTACCGCTGACGAATGGTTGGAAGTCATGCGGCAAGGGCATCTGGTCGGACTTAAGTCGAGTGCAACAATGATGTATGGACACGTAGAAAGCTACGCTGAACGGGTTGAGCATCTCGTACGTTTACGTGACTTGCAAGATGAGACGGGTGGATTTACGGCTTTTATCTGCTGGTCCCTACAACCCGCTAACACACGTATGGAGCATATACCGCCAGCGGGAAGTTTTGAGTACCTTAAGACACTTGCCATCTCTCGATTATTTCTGGATAATTTCGACAATTTTCAGTCTTCGTGGGTTACGCAAGGTCCTAAAATTGGGCAACTTTCCCTGAAATTCGGCGCAAATGACATGGGCGGCACAATGATAGAGGAAAACGTGGTCAGCCAAGCCGGAACCGTCTATTGCATGCCGATTGAGGAGATTGAAAGGACGATTGCTGAGTTAGGGTATATTCCCAAACGTCGTAACTTTTTCTACAAACTTCTCAATTAA
- a CDS encoding arylsulfatase, which translates to MSDTRPNILLITTDQQRGDCLGLDPDGPDCLQTPNLDWIGRTGTHFRRGYAECPSCIPARRSLMTGTAPAANGAVGFRGAQWNPPHTLAGELSAAGYQTEMIGKLHLTPPRKRYGFDHLQLADATRGNHNDYVDWLRQYHGRNDVDPGMAHGVSANGWVGRPHHLSEEQMHTFWCIDRALNFLQKRDPTAPFFLNISFIDPHPPLTPPAHYYQRYIQRDLPPPVVGDWAPEFKDPQKGLDPNAWEIRLDDYDMRCARAAYYGMINFIDDQIGRLIQYTGGMKDCLVIFTSDHGEMLGDHNLYRKTWSYEASARVPFLMRAPAKWGSPKESVCQSPVGLQDIMPTILDAAGVETPSTCTGRSLLPIMQGDTDRVRDCLHGEHSGCYDYNHGSHYVTDGHHKYIWYSQTGREHLFNLKDDPHETRDLASQSGAEPHLIPWRNRLIEFLRHRPERFTDGTSLITGQTHDALLPDYHPDATYPYL; encoded by the coding sequence ATGTCTGACACCCGCCCTAATATCCTTCTGATTACCACTGACCAGCAACGCGGCGATTGCCTGGGACTGGATCCTGACGGTCCTGATTGCCTGCAAACCCCAAACCTCGACTGGATCGGTCGCACCGGCACGCACTTTCGCCGTGGATACGCTGAATGCCCAAGCTGCATTCCCGCCCGGCGTAGTCTTATGACTGGAACCGCACCCGCGGCGAACGGGGCAGTCGGATTTAGAGGCGCCCAGTGGAATCCACCTCATACCTTAGCAGGCGAGTTGTCCGCAGCAGGTTATCAAACCGAGATGATCGGCAAACTGCATTTGACCCCGCCTCGGAAGCGATACGGCTTTGATCACCTCCAGCTGGCTGATGCCACCCGCGGGAACCACAACGACTACGTCGATTGGCTGCGACAATACCACGGCCGCAACGATGTTGATCCAGGTATGGCACACGGTGTCTCTGCGAACGGATGGGTTGGCCGTCCGCACCATCTCTCCGAAGAACAGATGCACACGTTTTGGTGTATTGATCGCGCACTCAATTTCTTGCAAAAACGCGATCCGACAGCCCCTTTTTTTCTCAACATCTCTTTTATAGACCCGCATCCACCACTGACACCACCAGCGCATTATTACCAACGCTACATCCAGCGGGATCTCCCACCACCCGTGGTTGGCGATTGGGCACCCGAATTTAAGGACCCTCAGAAGGGATTGGATCCAAATGCATGGGAAATCCGTCTCGATGACTACGACATGCGCTGCGCCCGAGCTGCCTATTACGGGATGATTAACTTCATCGACGATCAGATCGGTCGTCTGATTCAGTATACAGGCGGAATGAAAGACTGTCTGGTCATTTTCACCTCCGACCACGGCGAGATGCTTGGTGATCATAATTTGTACCGTAAAACCTGGTCCTATGAAGCCTCCGCTCGAGTTCCATTTTTAATGCGGGCACCGGCGAAATGGGGTTCCCCAAAAGAATCTGTTTGTCAAAGTCCCGTCGGCCTACAAGACATTATGCCCACTATTCTGGACGCAGCTGGTGTTGAGACGCCAAGCACCTGCACGGGTAGGAGCCTACTACCCATCATGCAAGGTGACACTGATCGGGTGCGAGACTGTCTGCACGGCGAGCATTCAGGGTGTTACGATTACAATCACGGCAGCCACTATGTGACAGACGGACACCATAAGTACATCTGGTACTCCCAAACCGGTCGAGAACACCTCTTTAATCTGAAGGACGATCCGCATGAAACACGCGATCTGGCAAGCCAGAGCGGGGCTGAACCCCATTTAATCCCGTGGCGAAATCGCCTAATTGAGTTTCTTCGCCACCGTCCCGAACGCTTCACCGATGGCACAAGCCTCATCACAGGGCAAACACACGATGCTTTGCTGCCAGACTATCACCCCGATGCCACCTACCCTTATTTATAG
- a CDS encoding peptidyl-prolyl cis-trans isomerase, with amino-acid sequence MIIFLREKFIAQLFMWVIAIVFLIGTVFLYSNTRGGGEGPEGEVVLRIDGAEVKRGEFENAVANAMESQRQQSRSVGTPDREQTQQAVIDRWVQQTILGSVNIADADIRRYIRSDADRVQQYNLYEQFGAADLYTENIRLQLSSTALRDSIQTLELITDTEAEQAYRLESDKAKVKFIEFKHSDYTAMVEVDDAAAEAYYEENKDDYKSQEQVNVKFIRVEPILFVTDAEVKDYYEANKSAFTTPEAVKARHILKKFPDGATDEQKAEVKVAAAELLKTINAELAAGADFAELAKTHSEGPSAVQGGALRGSNPNLPAGDYFARGDMVKPFEETAFDTLEVGEVSGLVETQFGYHIIKLEEKKAPEAQPFAQVQYEIQQKLVQVSGVDEARQVANDLLYEVEIQDYDAALAHENFKELPLAVLETGLFSRDATTIPRIGARWGYEELIQEIFDIEVNVIKVLEAKKRTGEVEAYFVATVLEKKPAAIPPFAEVKIEVVEALKAEKAKASALTDAQSLFNQRDNAESLEALLKKYNAPEGLTVDRLSVQESNLFSLSASSNYISGMGNSDEVMFAAFQMKMDEIGGPFKGNSSVYIVQLVERQEPDVEAFQMDPAEKTRHLQTIIQAKKRETYLNWFAARKKSSELWIHPDYR; translated from the coding sequence ATGATTATCTTTTTACGCGAGAAATTTATTGCACAGCTCTTTATGTGGGTCATTGCTATCGTGTTTTTGATAGGAACAGTGTTCCTCTATAGCAACACGCGCGGTGGCGGCGAGGGACCGGAGGGAGAAGTCGTTCTGAGGATTGATGGTGCCGAAGTCAAACGGGGTGAATTTGAAAACGCTGTTGCGAATGCTATGGAGTCGCAAAGGCAACAAAGTCGGAGTGTCGGTACACCTGACCGGGAACAGACACAACAGGCGGTCATCGATCGTTGGGTGCAGCAGACGATTCTTGGAAGTGTCAATATTGCTGACGCGGACATAAGACGTTACATCCGCAGCGACGCGGACCGGGTCCAGCAGTATAATCTTTATGAACAATTCGGTGCAGCAGACCTCTATACAGAAAATATTCGGCTGCAGCTCAGTTCCACCGCCCTTCGAGACAGTATTCAAACCTTAGAATTAATAACCGATACTGAAGCAGAACAGGCATATCGACTTGAATCCGATAAGGCGAAAGTTAAATTTATCGAATTTAAGCATAGTGATTACACCGCAATGGTTGAGGTGGATGACGCGGCAGCAGAGGCCTATTATGAGGAGAATAAGGATGACTATAAGTCCCAAGAACAGGTGAACGTCAAGTTTATCAGAGTGGAACCCATCCTTTTTGTTACAGATGCAGAGGTAAAAGATTATTACGAGGCAAATAAGTCTGCGTTTACGACACCAGAAGCGGTCAAAGCACGCCATATCTTAAAGAAGTTTCCTGACGGTGCAACTGACGAACAGAAAGCAGAGGTCAAAGTCGCTGCAGCGGAATTACTGAAAACCATTAATGCCGAACTCGCAGCAGGTGCCGATTTTGCTGAACTTGCAAAAACACATTCGGAGGGTCCCTCCGCAGTACAAGGTGGCGCATTAAGAGGGTCGAATCCAAATCTCCCTGCTGGCGACTATTTTGCCCGTGGCGACATGGTAAAACCCTTTGAAGAGACTGCGTTTGACACACTGGAGGTCGGAGAAGTCAGTGGTCTGGTTGAGACGCAATTCGGGTATCATATCATCAAATTGGAGGAGAAGAAGGCACCAGAGGCCCAACCTTTTGCGCAGGTCCAATATGAAATCCAACAGAAGTTGGTTCAGGTTAGTGGGGTTGATGAGGCGAGACAGGTCGCTAATGATTTGTTGTATGAAGTCGAAATTCAGGACTATGACGCTGCACTCGCACATGAGAACTTTAAAGAACTCCCACTTGCTGTTTTAGAAACCGGACTCTTCAGTCGTGATGCGACGACGATTCCTCGAATTGGCGCGAGATGGGGCTATGAGGAATTAATCCAAGAAATTTTTGATATAGAAGTGAATGTCATAAAGGTACTTGAGGCAAAGAAACGGACGGGTGAAGTGGAAGCCTATTTTGTCGCAACCGTTTTGGAGAAGAAGCCTGCTGCTATCCCGCCGTTTGCTGAGGTAAAAATAGAAGTGGTTGAGGCACTAAAAGCGGAAAAAGCGAAAGCGAGTGCTTTGACGGACGCACAAAGCCTATTTAATCAGCGCGACAACGCCGAATCCCTTGAGGCGTTGCTTAAAAAGTATAACGCCCCTGAAGGTTTGACAGTTGATCGGCTCTCAGTACAAGAAAGCAACCTATTCTCACTGAGTGCCAGTAGCAACTATATTTCGGGTATGGGGAATTCTGATGAAGTGATGTTTGCCGCATTTCAGATGAAGATGGATGAAATTGGGGGTCCCTTCAAAGGTAACTCTTCCGTGTACATCGTTCAGCTTGTTGAGCGACAGGAACCGGATGTCGAAGCGTTCCAAATGGATCCGGCTGAAAAGACGCGACACCTTCAGACAATCATCCAAGCGAAAAAACGGGAGACATATTTGAACTGGTTCGCTGCACGCAAAAAGAGTAGTGAACTCTGGATTCATCCAGATTACCGTTAA
- a CDS encoding DNA glycosylase, whose protein sequence is MINFPERLINAGMQIRNVTDFSLKYTLESGQSFRWNRVGDAYYGVVEGRILRISQQGSILHVESSANENMVILVPYLRHYFDLERDVPKLLAEVDKDAYIHRTIQKLWGMHILNQELWETIASFILSQNNNVPRIRGIIHRLSERYGKKLKIGEYVDYSFPNPDDLATTTEEELRTYGTGYRASYLQDTARAVMNGELSLAALKQLPYLEAKQKLMERKGIGEKVADCICLFSLGHLAALPIDVWIKRIFETLYLRRRATHREIREFASNYFGDGVGYAQQYLFHYVHECPDWANAEHLSLIGLT, encoded by the coding sequence ATGATAAACTTTCCTGAGAGATTGATAAACGCTGGTATGCAGATCCGGAATGTAACAGACTTTAGTCTGAAATATACTTTAGAATCTGGACAATCATTTAGATGGAACAGAGTAGGTGATGCCTACTACGGTGTTGTGGAGGGACGGATACTCAGAATCTCTCAACAAGGGTCTATCTTACACGTTGAAAGCTCAGCGAATGAAAACATGGTAATCTTGGTGCCATATCTTCGTCACTATTTTGATTTGGAACGCGATGTCCCGAAACTCCTCGCCGAAGTTGACAAAGATGCCTATATTCATCGAACGATCCAGAAGCTTTGGGGGATGCACATTCTGAACCAAGAACTTTGGGAAACAATAGCGTCCTTTATTTTATCACAAAATAATAACGTCCCACGGATCCGCGGAATTATTCATAGGCTTTCGGAACGTTACGGTAAGAAACTAAAGATTGGCGAGTATGTGGACTATAGCTTCCCAAACCCGGACGATCTTGCGACAACAACTGAAGAAGAACTCCGCACCTATGGCACTGGCTACCGGGCAAGTTACCTTCAGGATACCGCGCGTGCGGTCATGAACGGAGAACTCTCACTTGCCGCACTGAAGCAACTGCCATATCTTGAAGCGAAACAGAAGCTAATGGAGCGTAAAGGCATTGGCGAAAAGGTTGCTGATTGTATCTGTCTATTTTCGCTCGGACATCTTGCGGCACTGCCGATTGATGTCTGGATAAAACGCATTTTCGAGACGCTTTACCTACGGCGGCGTGCAACACATCGCGAAATACGCGAATTCGCGTCCAACTATTTTGGAGATGGTGTCGGATACGCACAGCAGTATCTTTTTCACTACGTCCATGAATGTCCAGACTGGGCAAACGCTGAGCACCTATCACTTATAGGTCTTACGTAG